Proteins encoded in a region of the Oncorhynchus gorbuscha isolate QuinsamMale2020 ecotype Even-year linkage group LG16, OgorEven_v1.0, whole genome shotgun sequence genome:
- the LOC123999433 gene encoding RUN domain-containing protein 1-like isoform X1 codes for MSTEELSTSDSEAAFAGAGERWAPVGAVASPEDESGKGNAVEPRRKGSAASGETEMVARLRKLEDEQGLLNSSLLALTSHFAQVQFRLKQIVHAPTDEKERMLVELEEFAFKGCPHVVGCRPQDSQQLENAEDLSEREKRERLKVQREKQKELIVQLKTQLDDLERYAYQEGSYDSLPQSVVMERQKVIIDELIKKLDVNFNEDIGNLTPEELRQRVDAAIAQIVNPARVKEQLVDQLKTQIRDLEMFINFIQDEVGNPLLSGGEPSQQPRTAGPNTRAPGGRKKMDPEQAQKMRQTGLQLIQQALAVLQIFAVSQFGCAAGHVPQSMWSQGEGGQDYSPLLQRLEGAVDRVRVQASCRQTSVDHVVSYNSSLSLGSRDELTASVRKELAMALRDLLAHGLYSPSQGMSLVLAPISCLLPYRPGPSTIHPWELFVKYYHSKNGKAFVESPARQLSQSFSLPVAGNPVTVTPKQSLLWAIHSVLLEHDRYKRGADSEFKALVCMALNEQRLVSWLNLLCKSGALVHPHYQHWSYMAQTGFEGALRILGRISHLKFNLPVDLAVRQLKNIKDAF; via the exons ATGTCGACAGAGGAACTGTCAACCTCGGACAGCGAAGCTGCCTTTGCTGGGGCTGGCGAGCGATGGGCGCCCGTCGGCGCTGTAGCCAGTCCGGAGGATGAGAGCGGGAAGGGAAACGCGGTCGAGCCGAGGAGGAAAGGCTCAGCTGCGTCTGGTGAGACGGAGATGGTCGCAAGATTGAGGAAATTAGAGGACGAACAGGGCCTGCTGAATTCCTCGCTCCTCGCGTTGACATCTCATTTTGCACAAGTGCAGTTCCGCTTGAAGCAGATAGTCCACGCTCCAACtgatgagaaggagaggatgcTGGTAGAACTCGAGGAGTTTGCCTTCAAAGGCTGTCCTCACGTTGTGGGATGCAGGCCACAGGACTCTCAACAGCTTGAAAACGCG GAGGACCTG agtgagagggagaagagggagcgtCTCAAGGTCCAGAGGGAGAAGCAGAAGGAGCTCATCGTCCAGCTGAAGACCCAGTTGGATGACCTGGAGCGCTATGCCTACCAGGAGGGCAGCTACGACTCCCTGCCCCAGTCTGTGGTCATGGAGAGACAGAAG GTAATCATTGACGAGTTGATCAAGAAGCTGGATGTGAACTTCAACGAGGACATAGGGAACCTGACGCCTGAGGAGCTAAGACAGAGAGTGGACGCTGCCATCGCTCAAATAGTCAACCCAGCCAGGGTCAAGGAGCAGCTGGTGGACCAGCTCAAGACCCAGATCAGGGACCTAGAGATGTTCATCAACTTCATCCAGG ATGAGGTAGGGAACCCTCTTCTGTCTGGCGGTGAACCCAGCCAGCAGCCGAGGACAGCAGGGCCCAACACCAGAGCCCCTGGAGGGAGGAAGAAAA TGGACCCAGAGCAggcccagaagatgaggcagacggGCTTGCAGCTGATCCAGCAGGCCCTGGCTGTGCTGCAGATTTTTGCAGTGAGCCAGTTTGGCTGTGCGGCTGGCCATGTTCCCCAGAGCATGTGGTCGCAGGGGGAAGGGGGCCAGGACTACAGCCCTCTGCTTCAGCGTCTGGAGGGGGCTGTAGACCGGGTTCGAGTGCAGGCCTCGTGCAGACAGACCTCAGTAGATCATGTGGTCAGCTACAACAGCAGCTTGTCCTTGGGGTCCCGTGATGAGCTCACTGCCTCAGTGAGGAAGGAGCTGGCCATGGCTCTGAGAGACCTGCTAGCCCACGGTCTCTACTCCCCCTCCCAGGGCATGAGCCTGGTGCTGGCCCCCATCTCCTGCCTGCTGCCCTACAGACCTGGCCCATCGACCATCCACCCCTGGGAGCTCTTTGTCAAGTATTACCACTCCAAAAATGGCAAGGCCTTCGTGGAGTCGCCAGCCCGCCAGCTCTCGCAGTCCTTCAGCCTACCTGTTGCGGGCAATCCGGTCACTGTCACACCCAAGCAATCTCTGCTCTGGGCCATTCACTCAGTGTTGCTGGAGCACGATCGCTACAAGCGAGGAGCAGACTCAGAGTTCAAGGCTCTGGTATGCATGGCTCTGAATGAGCAGAGGCTAGTGTCATGGCTTAACCTGCTGTGCAAGTCAGGGGCCTTGGTGCACCCGCACTACCAGCACTGGAGCTACATGGCCCAGACAGGCTTCGAGGGAGCCCTGCGCATCCTGGGACGTATCAGCCACCTCAAGTTTAACCTGCCGGTCGACCTGGCTGTGAGGCAGCTCAAGAACATCAAGGATGCCTTCTGA
- the LOC123999433 gene encoding RUN domain-containing protein 1-like isoform X2: MSTEELSTSDSEAAFAGAGERWAPVGAVASPEDESGKGNAVEPRRKGSAASGETEMVARLRKLEDEQGLLNSSLLALTSHFAQVQFRLKQIVHAPTDEKERMLVELEEFAFKGCPHVVGCRPQDSQQLENASEREKRERLKVQREKQKELIVQLKTQLDDLERYAYQEGSYDSLPQSVVMERQKVIIDELIKKLDVNFNEDIGNLTPEELRQRVDAAIAQIVNPARVKEQLVDQLKTQIRDLEMFINFIQDEVGNPLLSGGEPSQQPRTAGPNTRAPGGRKKMDPEQAQKMRQTGLQLIQQALAVLQIFAVSQFGCAAGHVPQSMWSQGEGGQDYSPLLQRLEGAVDRVRVQASCRQTSVDHVVSYNSSLSLGSRDELTASVRKELAMALRDLLAHGLYSPSQGMSLVLAPISCLLPYRPGPSTIHPWELFVKYYHSKNGKAFVESPARQLSQSFSLPVAGNPVTVTPKQSLLWAIHSVLLEHDRYKRGADSEFKALVCMALNEQRLVSWLNLLCKSGALVHPHYQHWSYMAQTGFEGALRILGRISHLKFNLPVDLAVRQLKNIKDAF; encoded by the exons ATGTCGACAGAGGAACTGTCAACCTCGGACAGCGAAGCTGCCTTTGCTGGGGCTGGCGAGCGATGGGCGCCCGTCGGCGCTGTAGCCAGTCCGGAGGATGAGAGCGGGAAGGGAAACGCGGTCGAGCCGAGGAGGAAAGGCTCAGCTGCGTCTGGTGAGACGGAGATGGTCGCAAGATTGAGGAAATTAGAGGACGAACAGGGCCTGCTGAATTCCTCGCTCCTCGCGTTGACATCTCATTTTGCACAAGTGCAGTTCCGCTTGAAGCAGATAGTCCACGCTCCAACtgatgagaaggagaggatgcTGGTAGAACTCGAGGAGTTTGCCTTCAAAGGCTGTCCTCACGTTGTGGGATGCAGGCCACAGGACTCTCAACAGCTTGAAAACGCG agtgagagggagaagagggagcgtCTCAAGGTCCAGAGGGAGAAGCAGAAGGAGCTCATCGTCCAGCTGAAGACCCAGTTGGATGACCTGGAGCGCTATGCCTACCAGGAGGGCAGCTACGACTCCCTGCCCCAGTCTGTGGTCATGGAGAGACAGAAG GTAATCATTGACGAGTTGATCAAGAAGCTGGATGTGAACTTCAACGAGGACATAGGGAACCTGACGCCTGAGGAGCTAAGACAGAGAGTGGACGCTGCCATCGCTCAAATAGTCAACCCAGCCAGGGTCAAGGAGCAGCTGGTGGACCAGCTCAAGACCCAGATCAGGGACCTAGAGATGTTCATCAACTTCATCCAGG ATGAGGTAGGGAACCCTCTTCTGTCTGGCGGTGAACCCAGCCAGCAGCCGAGGACAGCAGGGCCCAACACCAGAGCCCCTGGAGGGAGGAAGAAAA TGGACCCAGAGCAggcccagaagatgaggcagacggGCTTGCAGCTGATCCAGCAGGCCCTGGCTGTGCTGCAGATTTTTGCAGTGAGCCAGTTTGGCTGTGCGGCTGGCCATGTTCCCCAGAGCATGTGGTCGCAGGGGGAAGGGGGCCAGGACTACAGCCCTCTGCTTCAGCGTCTGGAGGGGGCTGTAGACCGGGTTCGAGTGCAGGCCTCGTGCAGACAGACCTCAGTAGATCATGTGGTCAGCTACAACAGCAGCTTGTCCTTGGGGTCCCGTGATGAGCTCACTGCCTCAGTGAGGAAGGAGCTGGCCATGGCTCTGAGAGACCTGCTAGCCCACGGTCTCTACTCCCCCTCCCAGGGCATGAGCCTGGTGCTGGCCCCCATCTCCTGCCTGCTGCCCTACAGACCTGGCCCATCGACCATCCACCCCTGGGAGCTCTTTGTCAAGTATTACCACTCCAAAAATGGCAAGGCCTTCGTGGAGTCGCCAGCCCGCCAGCTCTCGCAGTCCTTCAGCCTACCTGTTGCGGGCAATCCGGTCACTGTCACACCCAAGCAATCTCTGCTCTGGGCCATTCACTCAGTGTTGCTGGAGCACGATCGCTACAAGCGAGGAGCAGACTCAGAGTTCAAGGCTCTGGTATGCATGGCTCTGAATGAGCAGAGGCTAGTGTCATGGCTTAACCTGCTGTGCAAGTCAGGGGCCTTGGTGCACCCGCACTACCAGCACTGGAGCTACATGGCCCAGACAGGCTTCGAGGGAGCCCTGCGCATCCTGGGACGTATCAGCCACCTCAAGTTTAACCTGCCGGTCGACCTGGCTGTGAGGCAGCTCAAGAACATCAAGGATGCCTTCTGA
- the LOC123999689 gene encoding 60S ribosomal protein L27 has product MGKFMKPGKVVMVLAGRYAGRKAVIVKNIDDGTSDRPYSHALVSGIDRYPRKVTTTMGKKKVAKRSKIKAFVKVYNYNHLMPTRYSVDIPLDKTIVNKDVFRDPALKRKARREAKIKFEERYKTGKNKWFFQKLRF; this is encoded by the exons ATGGGCAAATTCATGAAACCTGGGAAGGTGGTGATGGTCCTTGCTGGGCGCTATGCTGGTCGTAAAGCTGTTATCGTCAAG AACATTGATGATGGTACCTCAGACCGCCCTTATAGCCATGCACTGGTCTCGGGCATTGACCGCTACCCCCGCAAAGTGACCACAACCATGGGCAAGAAGAAGGTTGCCAAGAGGTCCAAGATCAAGGCTTTCGTAAAGGTGTACAACTACAATCACCTCATGCCCACCAG ATACTCTGTGGACATTCCTCTGGACAAAACCATCGTCAACAAGGACGTCTTCAGAGACCCTGCCCTGAAACGCAAAGCCAGGCGGGAGGCCAAGATTAAGTTTGAGGAGAG ATACAAGACAGGCAAGAACAAATGGTTCTTCCAGAAGCTTAGATTCTAG